A genomic window from Paenibacillus sp. FSL K6-0276 includes:
- a CDS encoding DeoR/GlpR family DNA-binding transcription regulator, which translates to MLAAERRKKIIDLVHQDKRVLVSDLSKMFEVTEETIRRDLEKLEKDGILSRTYGGAMLNRHTNEDLPFVTRNALNTDIKRGIALKALDLINDGDTLMVDPSSTAFEFLKLLGNKNNLSIITNSINILHEFSNSGMDIISTGGSLRYRSMSLVGPVAHDTIQRYNVDTAVISCKGIDMERGITDSNEPECELKKYMLRQANKVVLLADHTKFDKTAFTKLIELGHIDFLITDRKPSEAWLKHLNEENIEVLY; encoded by the coding sequence ATGCTTGCAGCCGAAAGACGCAAAAAAATAATAGATCTTGTCCATCAAGATAAACGAGTACTAGTCTCCGACCTAAGTAAAATGTTTGAGGTCACAGAAGAAACGATACGCAGAGATTTGGAGAAGCTCGAGAAGGATGGCATCCTTAGTCGTACCTATGGCGGTGCTATGCTTAATCGTCATACGAATGAGGATTTGCCTTTTGTTACACGTAATGCGCTAAATACAGATATAAAACGGGGAATCGCCCTGAAGGCACTCGATTTAATCAATGATGGAGATACATTAATGGTAGATCCAAGCTCTACAGCCTTTGAGTTCCTAAAATTACTCGGCAACAAAAACAATCTGAGCATCATCACAAACTCCATTAATATTTTGCATGAGTTCTCGAATTCAGGGATGGATATTATATCTACTGGCGGTTCGCTACGTTACCGCTCCATGTCACTCGTTGGACCTGTAGCCCATGACACCATTCAAAGATACAATGTGGATACTGCGGTAATTAGTTGTAAAGGAATTGATATGGAACGAGGCATCACAGATTCCAACGAACCCGAGTGTGAGCTCAAGAAGTACATGCTACGGCAAGCCAATAAGGTCGTGCTCCTGGCAGATCACACCAAATTCGACAAGACTGCTTTTACGAAGCTGATAGAGCTTGGCCATATCGATTTTTTGATCACTGACCGTAAGCCTTCTGAAGCTTGGCTGAAACATCTGAACGAGGAGAATATTGAGGTTCTCTATTAA
- the zwf gene encoding glucose-6-phosphate dehydrogenase, which translates to MESSTFVLFGATGDLAKRKIYPALYNLFLDGQISGPLSVIGLGRREVSNEAFRKQVLQSLQTFSRQPAVDSPQLQIFLEAFEYSVLDVGNTENYMKLLEHVKRREQLLNIPENRMFYLSVGPEFFKEIAANIHSSGLGSTKGWKRLIIEKPFGTDLKTARELNDSLNAVFAEEEIFRIDHFLGKPMVQNLEVLKYSNPVLRALWKNRFIANVQITASETVGVEERAGYYDKAGALRDMFQNHMLQLLMMMAMQLPKGSTPEEIRGKKRYVMERLIPLSKDEVNKHVVRGQYAEGEIKRESVAGYLDEPGINQSSQNETFIAARLFIDDPLWNDVPFYIRTGKRMKEKSTRIVIEFKEPFNDSNNMNKGNDVPNLLIIEIGPNEAITLQLNTKDQLQKGKLEPVRATYEAGASDVPEAYENLIFDALRGDATFFAHWREVELSWQWVTPIQEVMEEGLMPLHTYTSGSYGPDAAMELLGEDRWWFDEADQETEVLTVQAEVAATQESIRPGA; encoded by the coding sequence GTGGAATCATCAACATTTGTGCTTTTTGGCGCTACAGGAGATTTGGCAAAACGAAAAATTTATCCTGCACTATATAACCTCTTTTTAGATGGTCAAATTTCAGGTCCTCTCTCAGTGATTGGATTAGGAAGAAGAGAAGTTTCGAACGAAGCCTTCCGCAAGCAAGTCCTGCAATCTTTACAGACATTTTCTAGACAGCCGGCGGTTGATTCTCCGCAGTTGCAGATTTTCTTGGAGGCCTTTGAATATAGCGTTCTAGATGTGGGGAATACGGAAAATTATATGAAGCTTCTGGAGCATGTTAAGCGCCGCGAGCAATTGCTCAATATTCCTGAGAATCGGATGTTTTATTTATCGGTGGGTCCCGAGTTTTTCAAGGAAATCGCAGCCAATATTCACTCCAGCGGTCTGGGTTCCACGAAGGGCTGGAAGCGTCTGATTATTGAGAAGCCTTTTGGTACCGATTTGAAGACAGCAAGAGAGCTAAATGACAGCTTGAATGCTGTGTTTGCTGAAGAAGAGATCTTCCGGATTGACCATTTCCTAGGTAAACCGATGGTGCAGAATTTGGAAGTCCTGAAGTATTCTAATCCTGTGCTTAGAGCATTGTGGAAAAATCGATTTATCGCGAATGTTCAAATTACGGCGAGTGAGACTGTCGGCGTTGAAGAACGGGCAGGCTATTACGATAAAGCTGGCGCACTTCGTGATATGTTCCAGAACCATATGCTGCAATTGCTTATGATGATGGCGATGCAGCTTCCTAAAGGCAGTACACCTGAAGAAATCCGTGGTAAGAAAAGGTATGTTATGGAGCGCCTCATTCCACTTAGCAAAGACGAGGTTAATAAACATGTTGTCCGTGGACAATATGCAGAGGGTGAAATTAAAAGGGAATCTGTTGCAGGTTACTTGGATGAGCCAGGAATTAACCAATCTTCGCAAAATGAGACGTTTATCGCAGCGCGTTTATTTATAGATGATCCGCTTTGGAATGATGTACCTTTCTATATTCGTACCGGTAAGAGAATGAAGGAGAAATCCACACGTATCGTTATTGAGTTTAAAGAACCGTTTAATGATAGTAATAACATGAATAAAGGGAACGACGTACCGAATCTGCTTATTATCGAGATTGGTCCGAATGAAGCGATTACGCTTCAGTTGAATACGAAAGATCAGTTGCAAAAAGGTAAGCTCGAGCCTGTTCGCGCTACTTATGAAGCCGGCGCTTCAGATGTTCCGGAAGCTTATGAAAATCTGATTTTCGATGCGCTTCGTGGAGATGCTACCTTCTTCGCTCACTGGAGAGAAGTTGAACTGTCATGGCAGTGGGTTACACCTATCCAGGAGGTAATGGAAGAGGGGCTTATGCCACTTCACACGTATACATCAGGTTCTTATGGTCCAGATGCGGCGATGGAGCTTTTGGGGGAAGATCGCTGGTGGTTTGATGAGGCCGATCAGGAGACAGAAGTTCTCACTGTTCAGGCTGAAGTTGCAGCAACGCAGGAATCTATACGGCCAGGGGCGTAA
- the gnd gene encoding phosphogluconate dehydrogenase (NAD(+)-dependent, decarboxylating), with protein sequence MKVGLVGLGKMGFNLGRNLLDHGHEVVAFDLNTPAVEEMKAKGANGAVTLTELVQQLETPRIIWIMVPHQVVDSVIAELTPLLSKGDIVIEAGNSHYKESIRRYEQLKEHGISFMDAGTSGGMEGARNGACYMVGGDPEAWEVLEPIFHDTAVESGFLYAGKAGSGHFLKMVHNGIEYGMMAAIGEGFEVLEKSEFDFNFEEVARVWNHGSVIRSWLMELVERAFSKDAKLDEIKGIMHSSGEGRWTLETAFDLQAATPVIAMALLMRYRSLETDTFTGKVVAALRNEFGGHAVESK encoded by the coding sequence ATGAAAGTAGGATTAGTTGGGTTAGGAAAAATGGGCTTTAATTTAGGCCGGAATTTGCTCGATCATGGACATGAGGTTGTTGCATTTGATCTGAATACACCTGCTGTGGAGGAAATGAAAGCAAAGGGCGCTAATGGAGCAGTAACACTTACTGAACTGGTACAGCAATTGGAAACGCCTAGAATCATTTGGATCATGGTTCCGCATCAGGTGGTCGACTCAGTAATCGCGGAGCTTACACCTTTGTTATCTAAAGGAGATATCGTTATTGAAGCGGGGAATTCGCATTATAAGGAATCTATTCGCCGATATGAGCAATTGAAGGAACACGGGATCAGCTTCATGGATGCAGGTACATCCGGAGGAATGGAAGGGGCGCGTAACGGCGCTTGTTACATGGTTGGTGGAGATCCTGAAGCTTGGGAGGTTTTGGAGCCGATCTTCCATGATACGGCTGTGGAAAGCGGCTTTTTATATGCTGGTAAAGCTGGTAGTGGCCATTTTCTGAAAATGGTGCATAACGGTATTGAATACGGTATGATGGCTGCCATCGGTGAAGGCTTTGAGGTTCTGGAAAAGAGTGAGTTTGATTTCAACTTTGAGGAAGTTGCTCGTGTGTGGAATCATGGTTCTGTAATCCGTTCTTGGCTGATGGAACTGGTTGAACGTGCGTTCTCGAAAGACGCTAAATTGGACGAGATCAAAGGGATTATGCACTCCTCCGGTGAAGGCAGATGGACACTCGAAACCGCATTTGATTTGCAAGCAGCAACTCCAGTTATTGCGATGGCGTTATTGATGCGCTACCGTTCACTGGAGACCGACACATTTACTGGCAAAGTAGTAGCTGCGCTTCGGAATGAATTTGGTGGACACGCTGTTGAATCGAAGTAA
- a CDS encoding SRPBCC family protein encodes MFTQTSRVLIHASAKKVWDAITKPELVKQWQYGSDLLTDWQIGSEIRFHSEWDGNVYEQWGKVLEYEPYKLIKYTLFAPRPDLEDKPENYFIMSYTLIEEGNEILLIIEQNDNRPGTTHQESQGEEGQSILAVLKDVAESVF; translated from the coding sequence GTGTTCACGCAAACTTCCCGAGTATTGATCCATGCATCAGCGAAGAAGGTATGGGATGCAATTACAAAGCCAGAATTAGTTAAACAGTGGCAGTATGGGAGCGATCTACTTACAGATTGGCAAATCGGCAGCGAGATTCGTTTTCATAGTGAGTGGGATGGGAATGTCTACGAACAGTGGGGGAAAGTATTGGAATATGAACCCTATAAGTTGATCAAGTACACACTCTTTGCACCTCGTCCAGATTTGGAAGATAAGCCGGAAAATTACTTCATCATGAGCTATACACTGATTGAAGAAGGAAATGAAATTTTATTGATTATCGAACAGAATGATAATAGACCAGGGACAACCCATCAGGAATCTCAAGGTGAGGAAGGTCAGTCGATTTTAGCTGTACTTAAGGATGTGGCAGAGTCCGTATTCTAA
- a CDS encoding CHAT domain-containing protein: MYSGEELTKELFLEKYQDADYDLLWIITHGQFEFNNPPNSYIYVSPTETVTAWELQKFSFSRESGRRLILNACYSGCSDVRHNSMNFIGIAQSLVSPYQEVLGHLWFVHDLASATLGVFTLDYILQGIGIEKSVQLASRNMLSDNEAIAARIEAIQPELGISERIRRNAHIELKQPFYSMSSILYK; the protein is encoded by the coding sequence ATTTATAGCGGAGAGGAATTAACCAAAGAGCTTTTTCTGGAAAAATACCAGGATGCTGACTATGATTTATTGTGGATTATTACTCATGGACAATTTGAGTTTAATAACCCGCCGAATTCTTATATTTATGTCTCCCCAACAGAAACTGTAACTGCTTGGGAACTGCAAAAGTTTTCATTTTCCAGAGAATCCGGAAGACGCCTCATATTAAATGCATGCTACAGCGGTTGTTCAGATGTTCGGCATAACAGCATGAATTTTATTGGTATCGCCCAGTCTCTGGTAAGCCCTTATCAGGAGGTTCTAGGACATCTATGGTTTGTCCATGATTTGGCTTCTGCTACATTGGGTGTGTTCACCTTAGACTATATATTACAGGGCATCGGCATTGAAAAATCAGTTCAATTGGCTAGCAGAAATATGCTCTCTGATAATGAAGCTATTGCAGCAAGGATTGAAGCTATTCAACCCGAGCTTGGAATTTCCGAACGAATTCGCAGAAATGCTCACATTGAGCTAAAACAGCCTTTTTACTCAATGTCATCCATACTATATAAATAA
- a CDS encoding M3 family oligoendopeptidase, which translates to MKFDDYRYERPDVEKFKQDFNNLLKDLNDTSPLEVQKASVTAINKLRNEFDTMQTLVSVRHSINTTDEFYKAEQEFMDEIGPVVQEYITDYYKALVHSKYRAEFEKEWGAQLLQLAEVSLRTFSPEIIEDLQLENKLSTEYSQLIASAKILFEGEERTLPQLAPFELSTDRAMRKSASEARFGFMSEHEVEFDRIYDELVKVRDRIAKKLGYSNFVQLGYDRMMRTDYNAEMVANFRKQVLEYIVPVSQQLKKRQTERLGLDELKYFDENFSFKTGNATPKGDPDWIVANGKKMYKELSPETDEFFTFMLENNLVDLVSKKGKQGGGYCTYFSQYQAPFIFSNFNGTSGDIDVLTHEVGHAFQVYESRNINVPEYAFPTYEACEIHSMSMEFFAWPWMDLFFEEDADKYRFNHLSDSLQFIPYGVSVDEFQHFVYSNPEATATERKQAWREIEKKYLPHRNYEGNTYLEQGGFWHKQGHIFASPFYYIDYTLAQLCAFQFWKRSNEDFKTAWSDYLELCQAGGSKSFIKLVELAGLTSPFEDGCISSVIGDIEGWLNSINDKEL; encoded by the coding sequence ATGAAATTTGATGATTACCGCTACGAACGGCCAGATGTAGAGAAGTTCAAGCAAGACTTTAACAACCTGCTGAAAGATCTCAACGACACATCACCATTAGAGGTACAAAAAGCTTCCGTCACTGCCATTAACAAGCTTCGCAATGAGTTTGATACCATGCAGACATTGGTTAGCGTTCGCCATTCTATCAACACGACGGATGAATTTTACAAAGCCGAACAAGAATTCATGGACGAAATTGGGCCTGTCGTTCAGGAATACATAACCGACTACTACAAAGCACTCGTACATTCCAAATATAGAGCCGAGTTTGAAAAGGAATGGGGTGCTCAGTTACTCCAGCTTGCTGAAGTTTCGCTGCGGACATTTAGTCCGGAAATCATTGAAGATTTACAATTGGAGAACAAACTTTCAACAGAATACTCCCAGCTTATCGCATCTGCCAAGATTCTTTTTGAAGGTGAAGAGCGTACACTGCCTCAACTCGCACCTTTCGAATTGTCTACAGACCGTGCTATGCGTAAAAGTGCTTCAGAAGCTCGTTTTGGTTTTATGTCCGAACATGAGGTTGAGTTTGACCGTATCTATGACGAGCTCGTCAAGGTCCGTGACCGCATAGCTAAAAAGCTTGGGTACAGCAACTTTGTTCAGCTAGGTTATGACCGAATGATGCGGACCGACTATAATGCTGAAATGGTTGCTAATTTCCGCAAACAAGTTCTTGAATATATCGTACCTGTATCCCAACAGCTAAAGAAACGTCAGACTGAACGCCTGGGTCTCGATGAATTGAAATATTTCGACGAGAACTTTAGCTTTAAGACCGGGAACGCTACCCCTAAAGGAGATCCAGACTGGATTGTAGCTAACGGAAAGAAGATGTATAAAGAGCTCTCCCCTGAAACGGATGAATTCTTTACTTTTATGCTAGAGAATAATCTAGTGGATCTAGTAAGCAAAAAAGGAAAACAAGGCGGTGGATATTGCACCTATTTCAGCCAATACCAAGCCCCTTTTATTTTCTCGAATTTCAACGGAACCTCTGGGGATATTGATGTCCTAACTCATGAAGTGGGTCATGCCTTCCAGGTTTACGAAAGCCGTAATATTAACGTACCTGAATATGCTTTCCCAACTTACGAAGCCTGTGAAATTCATTCTATGAGTATGGAATTCTTTGCTTGGCCATGGATGGATTTGTTCTTTGAGGAAGATGCGGACAAATACCGCTTCAATCATTTATCAGATAGCCTTCAGTTTATTCCTTACGGTGTTTCTGTCGATGAATTCCAACATTTTGTTTATAGCAACCCTGAAGCAACCGCTACCGAACGCAAACAGGCTTGGAGAGAAATCGAGAAGAAATACTTACCGCATCGTAATTATGAAGGTAACACTTATCTGGAACAAGGTGGTTTCTGGCATAAACAAGGCCATATCTTTGCCTCACCGTTCTACTACATTGACTATACACTAGCACAGCTATGTGCCTTCCAGTTCTGGAAACGTTCAAATGAAGATTTCAAAACCGCTTGGAGCGATTATTTGGAGCTGTGCCAAGCTGGAGGAAGCAAGTCCTTTATTAAGCTGGTTGAGCTTGCGGGTCTGACTTCGCCTTTTGAAGATGGCTGCATCAGCTCGGTTATCGGGGATATTGAAGGATGGTTGAACAGCATTAATGATAAAGAGCTTTAA
- a CDS encoding MerR family transcriptional regulator, translating to MNHYITIGELSKLMNVSVHQIRYFEEKEILYPAYTDNNQYRMYGIDEIYQLAQILLLRKLNVPVSTINKSLNSFTTNDYHQLLVQSLSKVTTEINQLIMLQQFIQKVLKEHEDWNNLEGNYHIKHVDTRHLKKWIELEENTTLTARSLYEKKPQLSHLFETDLHYLYDSKKATLCFETTHSPDIILEKGSYLYKSFFVTDDQDIEHEIAELELYLTQHHYTTQGQLIILEKSYLSMFNNDKLHYEIQIKINPNPEGVA from the coding sequence TTGAATCATTACATTACGATTGGTGAACTTTCAAAGCTTATGAATGTGTCCGTACACCAAATACGATATTTTGAAGAAAAAGAGATTCTATACCCAGCCTATACAGACAATAATCAGTACCGGATGTACGGCATCGATGAAATATATCAGTTGGCCCAAATCTTATTACTCCGCAAATTGAACGTGCCTGTCAGCACGATTAACAAAAGTTTGAATAGCTTCACCACAAATGACTATCATCAGCTTTTGGTGCAATCGTTAAGCAAGGTAACCACTGAAATAAACCAGCTTATTATGTTACAGCAGTTTATACAAAAGGTACTGAAAGAGCATGAAGATTGGAACAACCTGGAGGGCAATTATCACATTAAACATGTGGACACTCGTCATCTAAAAAAGTGGATAGAACTCGAAGAAAATACGACACTTACCGCTCGAAGTCTGTATGAAAAAAAGCCGCAACTGTCTCATTTGTTTGAAACGGATCTGCATTATTTGTACGATTCGAAGAAAGCAACATTATGTTTTGAAACCACTCACTCACCGGACATCATTCTAGAAAAAGGTAGCTACCTTTATAAATCATTTTTCGTGACGGATGATCAGGACATTGAACATGAGATTGCTGAGCTGGAACTCTATTTAACACAACATCACTACACAACACAGGGGCAATTGATCATTTTGGAAAAATCCTATCTATCCATGTTCAACAATGACAAGCTTCATTATGAAATACAAATTAAAATCAATCCTAACCCGGAAGGTGTAGCATGA
- a CDS encoding phospholipid methyltransferase, producing MRSGVRERLHFLYKFLHAPRQFGSVTPSSRWLAKTMLGTIPWHQMHNIAELGVGTGAITRFIPSGEESDMNVLLFEKDPDFRHQLRFKFPDRIYYKDCLRLRLALHNIRLEKLDCIVSSLSFKNFSTSDRALYIEQITSSLKEGGWFITFEYLPQMKKELMQHFEILSIKWVLLNFPPAFVYICRKKATAQVKQPDNTNPSVEVISISQVSTKS from the coding sequence ATGCGAAGCGGAGTTCGAGAGAGACTTCATTTTCTGTATAAATTTCTGCATGCACCCCGACAATTTGGAAGCGTTACTCCCAGTTCGCGCTGGCTGGCAAAAACGATGCTGGGCACAATTCCATGGCATCAAATGCATAATATAGCAGAGCTGGGTGTGGGTACTGGAGCAATCACAAGGTTTATTCCAAGCGGGGAAGAAAGCGATATGAACGTGCTCTTGTTTGAGAAGGACCCTGATTTTCGTCACCAATTAAGATTTAAATTCCCTGACCGTATTTATTATAAGGATTGTCTACGACTACGGCTTGCTCTTCATAATATCAGGTTGGAGAAGTTAGACTGTATTGTGAGTAGTTTGTCTTTTAAGAATTTTTCTACCTCTGATCGCGCCCTATATATAGAACAGATCACATCTTCTTTAAAAGAAGGTGGGTGGTTCATAACTTTTGAATATCTTCCTCAGATGAAAAAGGAGCTAATGCAGCATTTTGAAATCTTGAGCATAAAATGGGTACTGCTGAATTTTCCGCCTGCTTTTGTTTATATTTGTAGGAAGAAGGCCACTGCGCAAGTAAAGCAGCCCGATAATACTAATCCTTCAGTGGAAGTAATTTCAATTTCTCAGGTTTCTACGAAAAGTTAA
- a CDS encoding GNAT family N-acetyltransferase, with protein sequence MISLNSITIDPFHEQDHITVSRLLVNSFQGKFQTLVPLEDDDIANLLIGLWEQDPKSATTQQIVAKENGEVVGTLSLKWKDNRSSDRIKLKSSHPISFSQLFKQFGYLNVCKFMVGLYFLNYQPEANECYVEHLAVRSSHRNKGIGKQLLSWAIDFANNRSEIDKLTLHVADNNKRAINMYQQMDFDIEQSNYNGIRRLLFKEPIWHYMTWRAPLHPRSSMNEKIY encoded by the coding sequence ATGATAAGTCTGAACTCGATCACCATTGATCCTTTCCATGAACAAGACCATATAACTGTAAGTAGACTTTTAGTAAATTCATTTCAAGGAAAGTTCCAAACTCTTGTTCCTCTAGAAGACGATGATATTGCTAACCTACTCATTGGGCTCTGGGAGCAAGATCCTAAGTCCGCAACAACACAACAAATCGTCGCCAAAGAAAATGGAGAAGTTGTCGGTACGCTCAGCTTAAAGTGGAAAGACAACCGATCCTCAGACAGAATTAAATTAAAATCGTCTCACCCGATCTCCTTTTCGCAGTTATTTAAGCAGTTTGGATACCTAAATGTATGCAAGTTTATGGTTGGGTTATATTTTTTGAATTATCAGCCTGAGGCAAATGAATGTTATGTAGAGCACTTGGCTGTTCGATCAAGCCACCGCAATAAGGGAATTGGCAAGCAGTTGCTTAGTTGGGCAATAGATTTTGCAAACAATCGTTCCGAAATTGACAAATTAACGCTACATGTTGCTGACAACAATAAACGAGCCATTAACATGTACCAGCAGATGGACTTTGATATCGAACAATCTAACTATAACGGGATTAGACGCCTACTTTTTAAAGAGCCTATTTGGCATTACATGACATGGAGAGCACCGCTACACCCTAGGAGTTCAATGAATGAAAAAATATATTAA
- a CDS encoding DUF1801 domain-containing protein has protein sequence MEGKISYESIDDYISKFPPEIQEILSTLRRVIKEAAPEAKEKISYQMPTFALHGNLVHFAAFKNHIGFYPTPNGIDAFKEELSGYKGAKGSIQFPIDQPMPYELISKIVKYRVAENIKKAEDKRRSK, from the coding sequence ATGGAAGGTAAAATTTCGTATGAATCGATCGATGACTATATTTCCAAGTTTCCACCTGAAATTCAGGAAATCCTTAGTACATTAAGAAGAGTTATAAAAGAAGCGGCACCTGAAGCAAAGGAAAAGATTAGTTATCAGATGCCTACTTTTGCACTGCACGGAAATCTGGTTCATTTTGCTGCTTTCAAAAACCATATTGGATTTTATCCAACCCCTAATGGGATTGATGCTTTTAAAGAAGAATTGTCAGGCTATAAAGGAGCAAAAGGATCCATTCAATTCCCTATTGATCAGCCGATGCCTTATGAATTAATTAGTAAGATCGTTAAATATAGAGTGGCTGAGAATATCAAAAAAGCAGAAGATAAGCGCCGAAGTAAATAG
- a CDS encoding CocE/NonD family hydrolase: protein MKKYIKLTTWIITGLVVAGFLFVLKQHSYAMTEQKIEIETSQGNLTGTLILPEKYSGNIGLVVFVHGDGPINDTYDDAYKPLWEKFASAGYASLSLNKPGIGGSSGNWLEQSMEDRAQETISAINWAKSLPMIDTQSIGLWGASQAGWVIPKIVREVPDLAFSILVSPAVNWISQGKYNTRAVMKQEGLSEHEIKVNEHYNSQVLQLLNERASYEDYLHIAQSEDLIPRERWGFIAKNYQSDATEELSYFNAPVHLVLGGQDINVDIEETERIYREKIPASLLSVSYFPDADHSMLSKKNAASPLRTFLTAVLFPRQLVDNQYLNDLTQFIKKQPL from the coding sequence ATGAAAAAATATATTAAATTAACCACATGGATAATCACTGGTCTAGTAGTTGCAGGATTCTTGTTCGTATTAAAGCAGCATTCATATGCGATGACTGAGCAAAAGATAGAAATCGAAACTTCTCAGGGTAATCTAACTGGAACTTTAATCCTGCCCGAAAAATACTCTGGAAACATCGGGCTAGTAGTTTTTGTCCATGGTGATGGCCCTATTAATGACACATACGATGATGCATATAAACCTTTGTGGGAGAAGTTCGCGTCTGCCGGATATGCTTCCTTGTCTCTTAACAAGCCTGGTATTGGTGGTTCCTCTGGTAACTGGTTGGAGCAAAGTATGGAAGATCGTGCTCAGGAAACTATATCTGCGATTAACTGGGCGAAGTCCTTACCTATGATTGATACGCAATCCATTGGTTTGTGGGGAGCAAGTCAGGCCGGATGGGTGATTCCCAAAATCGTAAGAGAAGTTCCTGATCTCGCGTTCAGCATTCTTGTATCGCCTGCCGTTAACTGGATTTCTCAAGGTAAATACAATACCCGCGCAGTAATGAAACAAGAAGGCCTATCGGAACATGAGATCAAAGTGAATGAACATTATAACTCGCAAGTCTTGCAATTACTTAACGAACGAGCATCTTATGAAGATTACTTGCATATTGCACAATCCGAGGATTTGATTCCAAGGGAAAGATGGGGATTTATCGCCAAAAATTATCAGTCTGATGCCACTGAAGAACTTAGTTACTTCAACGCTCCTGTCCATTTAGTGCTTGGCGGTCAAGATATCAATGTAGATATTGAGGAAACCGAACGTATTTACCGTGAAAAAATTCCTGCCAGCTTGCTCTCCGTCTCTTATTTTCCTGACGCTGACCACTCTATGCTATCGAAGAAGAATGCCGCATCCCCATTAAGAACTTTTTTAACCGCAGTCTTGTTCCCACGACAATTGGTTGATAATCAATATTTAAATGATCTAACCCAATTTATTAAGAAACAACCGTTATAA
- a CDS encoding ankyrin repeat domain-containing protein yields the protein MGLNPIINDVFQAGQSGDALRLNEILEAHPSLVNTENNDGLTLLGYAAHFSKKAVVQVLLDNGAQTNIFDSDGHTALHSAAFHADNVEMIRLLIEHGADIHAKIEGGESALAVAIQQGNHNVKEFLIEKGAI from the coding sequence ATGGGATTGAATCCAATTATTAATGATGTATTTCAGGCAGGACAATCAGGGGATGCTTTGCGACTTAATGAAATCCTGGAAGCTCATCCGAGTCTAGTAAATACGGAAAATAACGACGGTCTTACGCTTTTGGGATATGCAGCTCATTTTAGTAAAAAGGCAGTGGTGCAGGTATTGTTAGACAATGGTGCACAGACCAATATTTTTGATAGTGATGGACATACTGCCTTGCATTCTGCAGCTTTTCATGCTGATAATGTGGAGATGATCCGCTTGTTGATCGAACATGGAGCTGATATCCATGCTAAAATTGAAGGTGGTGAATCAGCATTAGCTGTGGCCATCCAACAAGGAAACCATAACGTTAAGGAATTTCTTATTGAAAAAGGAGCAATTTAG
- a CDS encoding DUF4180 domain-containing protein, producing the protein MEITINRKDNSTVALISGEGIVIHNVNDALDLMANVKYQEFDKMLLRKEQITDDFFELKTGIAGEILQKYTNYQMRVAIVGEFTGYNSKSLNDFIYECNQGDKILFKGSVEEALTALHQSET; encoded by the coding sequence ATGGAAATCACAATAAACCGCAAAGACAATTCAACAGTAGCTTTGATCTCCGGCGAGGGTATCGTAATTCATAATGTAAATGATGCTTTGGATCTAATGGCAAACGTGAAATATCAAGAATTCGATAAAATGCTTTTAAGAAAAGAACAAATCACTGATGATTTTTTTGAGCTAAAGACGGGAATTGCCGGAGAGATTCTTCAGAAATATACAAACTACCAGATGCGAGTGGCTATTGTAGGAGAATTTACTGGCTATAATAGTAAAAGTCTGAATGATTTTATTTACGAATGCAATCAAGGGGATAAAATCCTATTCAAAGGTTCAGTAGAAGAGGCTTTGACAGCCCTGCATCAAAGTGAAACGTGA